A region of Hyphomicrobiales bacterium DNA encodes the following proteins:
- a CDS encoding class II aldolase/adducin family protein, producing the protein MATVEPLTNIDNALKASLDGLAQACRVLEMEGHSDMTLGHMSLRDPAGRGVWLKRAGISLGEVTGADDFTLIDFDGHKLAGSGRVHKEWPIHTEILEARPDMNVVGHTHPLHACAFSATNEELKAVTHEATYLGGPPSRYDGTTGLIDTPRLGQDLAEALGGASTVLMRNHGVAFVGASIPVAAMMGIFIEKACRVQLMLMAAGVPYTATSSEELAAKRAQVFDVPLIESHWSYFLRRLAARG; encoded by the coding sequence ATGGCGACAGTTGAGCCGTTGACGAACATCGACAACGCCCTCAAGGCCAGCCTCGACGGGCTGGCGCAGGCCTGTCGGGTCCTCGAAATGGAAGGCCATTCGGACATGACGCTGGGGCACATGTCGCTGCGCGACCCGGCCGGACGCGGCGTCTGGCTGAAGCGCGCCGGCATCAGCCTCGGCGAGGTCACCGGCGCGGACGATTTCACGCTGATCGATTTCGACGGCCACAAGCTCGCCGGCTCGGGGCGCGTCCACAAGGAATGGCCGATCCACACCGAGATCCTGGAAGCCCGGCCCGACATGAACGTCGTCGGCCATACCCATCCGCTGCATGCCTGCGCCTTCTCCGCAACCAACGAGGAGCTCAAGGCGGTCACCCACGAGGCGACCTATCTCGGCGGGCCGCCGAGCCGCTATGACGGCACCACGGGACTCATCGATACCCCGCGGCTCGGGCAGGATCTCGCCGAGGCGCTTGGCGGGGCCTCGACGGTTCTGATGCGCAACCACGGCGTCGCCTTTGTCGGCGCGTCGATCCCGGTCGCCGCCATGATGGGCATCTTCATCGAGAAGGCATGCCGGGTGCAGCTGATGCTGATGGCCGCCGGTGTGCCCTATACCGCGACCTCGTCGGAAGAACTCGCCGCCAAGCGCGCCCAGGTCTTCGACGTGCCGCTCATCGAAAGCCACTGGAGCTATTTCCTGCGCCGGCTGGCGGCCAGAGGCTGA
- a CDS encoding TRAP transporter fused permease subunit, whose product MSIIHLLFDTGTIRSLDGFYGWLVKIIGAGLSLAVIWVNLIVLVDMYVATIILLSVVLGLVFLLVAPTARADAGPPGPIDLVLSGLGFACGLYFSFTADTIMIRISLFDPLTLWQQVFGILLVVLTFEATRRTVGLGLTAIVGLFVLYNLFGDLLPGVLGHGRITIQHALDMMFYTTDGIFGVPVRVALTYAYLFVLFGTVLNAVGGGDFFLALASAATGRSPGGPAKVAVVSSGLYGMFSGSPTSDVVTTGSMTIPMMKRIGISAKRAAAIEVTASTGGSLMPPVMGSAAFIMAEFTGIEYREIVIAAIIPALLYYLGVYTQVHALARRGNLGAGEVPFESLGEAMRLGWIFIIPLAIILVTLWMGYGPSFVAGYGTGAVFVVALFTERTRRGLVKSIKVLVRTGDVRELARLVMEGLVKSIEMLAETARRTIPVVAACAAAGLVIGGLSMTGLSMKLSNLILLIAGDSALLTLILAACVTIILGMGMPTPSAYILAAILVAPALLKMDFGLLEAHMFLLYFAVLSAITPPVAVAAYAAAAIAGGNPVAIAATAVRFGIAAFVVPFGFVYAPTLLMQGTATDVLPNALASCLGVLALAASFEGFLFAPLSNLQRLIGVLLGTAVVVTPGSQLEVFAALTVALAVWIAFTWQRSRLKYST is encoded by the coding sequence ATGTCGATCATCCATCTCCTGTTCGATACAGGAACCATACGCTCCCTTGACGGGTTCTATGGCTGGCTCGTCAAGATCATCGGCGCCGGCCTGTCGCTGGCGGTGATCTGGGTCAATCTGATCGTTCTGGTCGACATGTATGTCGCCACGATCATCCTGCTCTCCGTCGTGCTCGGCCTGGTGTTTCTGCTGGTGGCGCCGACCGCGCGGGCCGATGCCGGCCCTCCCGGACCCATAGACCTCGTTCTTTCCGGCCTCGGCTTTGCCTGCGGCCTTTACTTTTCCTTCACAGCCGACACGATCATGATCCGGATCTCCCTGTTCGATCCGTTGACGCTGTGGCAGCAGGTGTTCGGTATCCTTCTCGTCGTTTTGACGTTCGAAGCGACGCGGCGCACCGTCGGCCTCGGCCTCACCGCGATCGTCGGCCTGTTCGTCCTCTACAACCTGTTTGGAGACCTGCTGCCGGGCGTGCTCGGCCATGGCCGCATCACCATACAGCACGCCCTCGACATGATGTTTTACACCACCGACGGCATCTTCGGCGTGCCGGTGCGGGTGGCGCTGACCTATGCCTATCTGTTCGTTCTGTTCGGAACGGTGCTGAACGCCGTCGGCGGCGGAGATTTCTTTCTCGCCCTGGCCTCGGCCGCGACCGGCCGCAGCCCCGGCGGGCCGGCCAAGGTCGCGGTGGTCTCCTCCGGCCTTTACGGCATGTTTTCCGGCAGCCCGACCTCCGACGTCGTGACCACGGGCAGCATGACCATCCCGATGATGAAGCGGATCGGCATCTCGGCCAAACGCGCGGCGGCGATCGAAGTGACGGCTTCGACCGGCGGTAGCCTGATGCCCCCGGTCATGGGCTCCGCCGCCTTCATCATGGCCGAGTTCACCGGCATCGAATATCGCGAGATCGTCATCGCCGCGATCATCCCGGCTCTGCTTTACTATCTCGGGGTTTACACCCAGGTGCACGCCCTGGCGCGCCGGGGAAATCTCGGCGCCGGAGAGGTGCCGTTCGAATCCCTGGGCGAAGCCATGCGGCTGGGATGGATATTCATCATCCCGCTCGCCATCATCCTGGTCACCCTGTGGATGGGCTATGGGCCCTCATTCGTCGCCGGATACGGGACCGGAGCGGTCTTTGTCGTCGCCCTGTTCACGGAGCGCACGCGCCGCGGGCTGGTCAAGAGTATCAAGGTGCTGGTGAGAACCGGGGATGTCAGGGAGCTGGCCAGACTGGTAATGGAAGGGCTGGTCAAGAGCATCGAGATGCTGGCGGAAACGGCGCGCCGGACGATTCCCGTCGTTGCCGCCTGTGCCGCGGCGGGCCTGGTGATCGGCGGCTTGAGCATGACCGGACTGTCGATGAAGCTGTCCAATCTGATATTGCTCATCGCCGGCGACAGCGCCCTGTTGACGCTGATCCTGGCGGCCTGCGTGACCATCATTCTCGGCATGGGAATGCCGACGCCCAGCGCTTATATCCTAGCCGCGATCCTTGTCGCCCCGGCGCTGCTGAAAATGGACTTCGGGCTGCTCGAAGCGCACATGTTCCTCTTGTACTTTGCCGTGCTTTCGGCCATCACCCCGCCGGTTGCCGTCGCCGCCTACGCGGCGGCCGCCATCGCCGGCGGAAATCCCGTGGCCATCGCCGCCACGGCGGTGCGCTTCGGGATTGCGGCCTTTGTCGTCCCCTTTGGCTTCGTCTATGCGCCGACCCTGCTGATGCAGGGCACGGCTACCGACGTCCTGCCCAATGCGCTGGCGTCCTGCCTCGGCGTGCTGGCGCTGGCCGCGTCGTTCGAGGGATTCCTGTTCGCGCCGCTATCCAATCTCCAGCGCCTGATCGGCGTCCTGCTGGGCACCGCGGTAGTCGTGACCCCGGGCAGCCAGTTGGAGGTGTTCGCCGCGCTAACCGTCGCTCTGGCGGTGTGGATCGCCTTTACCTGGCAGCGCAGCCGATTGAAATACTCGACCTAA
- a CDS encoding TAXI family TRAP transporter solute-binding subunit: MTRIIATLLAFVLAAAAPAYAQTYNLTLSGASPGGLWSLLGAGVDGAVRAAYPGSVVTYQTSGGGIANIVIVDRGEAQMGLAHAQELKMALDGVEPFKAPVKSMRAIAYLYTWAPMHLIVTKDFADKYGLKSLADIKAKKAPARIAINKRGNIAGDVSVAMLEAAGITEQDLESWGGKIVYAASGEQSDLLLNRRIDMVDNSLFVGHSSVRKIDESLDVVMLSVPKDIADAVNAKMSTEPFTIPADSYKNQKEPVETITLSAGLVVNENMSDDDAYTLSKALYENIDKIQAVHGSMKALNKELMASMTVVPYHPGAVRYLKEAGLLKTN; encoded by the coding sequence ATGACACGCATCATTGCCACATTGCTGGCATTCGTCCTGGCGGCCGCCGCCCCGGCGTATGCGCAGACCTACAACCTGACCCTGTCCGGCGCCAGTCCGGGCGGCCTGTGGTCGCTGCTCGGTGCTGGCGTCGACGGTGCCGTTCGCGCCGCCTATCCGGGCTCCGTCGTGACCTATCAGACGTCGGGCGGCGGCATCGCCAACATCGTCATCGTCGACCGTGGCGAAGCGCAGATGGGCCTCGCCCACGCCCAGGAGCTGAAGATGGCGCTCGACGGCGTCGAGCCGTTCAAGGCGCCGGTGAAGAGCATGCGGGCGATCGCCTACCTTTACACCTGGGCGCCCATGCACCTCATCGTTACGAAGGACTTCGCCGATAAATATGGCCTGAAGTCGCTGGCCGACATCAAGGCCAAGAAGGCGCCGGCGCGCATCGCCATCAACAAGCGCGGCAATATCGCCGGCGACGTCTCCGTTGCCATGTTGGAGGCGGCCGGCATCACCGAGCAGGACCTCGAATCCTGGGGCGGCAAGATCGTCTATGCGGCCTCGGGCGAACAGTCCGATCTGCTGCTCAACCGGCGCATCGACATGGTCGACAATTCGCTGTTCGTCGGCCACAGCTCGGTGCGCAAGATCGACGAGAGCCTCGACGTCGTCATGCTCAGCGTGCCGAAGGACATCGCCGACGCCGTCAACGCCAAGATGAGCACCGAGCCGTTCACCATCCCCGCGGACTCCTACAAGAATCAGAAGGAGCCGGTCGAGACGATCACACTGAGCGCCGGTCTCGTCGTCAACGAGAATATGAGCGATGACGATGCATACACTCTGAGCAAGGCGCTCTACGAGAATATCGACAAGATCCAGGCCGTGCATGGGTCGATGAAGGCCCTGAACAAGGAGCTGATGGCCTCGATGACCGTGGTGCCCTATCATCCGGGCGCCGTCCGCTACCTCAAGGAGGCGGGCCTGCTGAAGACGAACTAG
- a CDS encoding phasin family protein, producing MSDVQIETEEAAAEPRPVEKRAERQPKVAARAADAGAMVPESVREAVETGVTQAKQSYDRVKASAEEATEALEETFAAAMRGASDFNEQVMAAFKADTRAQFDLVRDLARIETPAQAFELQGKFLNARIEAAQARSAALAKLVNRVAGETTEPVRESVLRTIRALTPAA from the coding sequence ATGTCAGACGTGCAAATCGAGACAGAGGAAGCCGCTGCCGAGCCAAGGCCCGTTGAAAAGCGTGCTGAAAGGCAGCCGAAGGTGGCGGCACGCGCCGCGGATGCCGGCGCCATGGTGCCCGAATCCGTGCGCGAGGCGGTGGAAACGGGCGTGACTCAGGCCAAGCAGAGCTACGACCGTGTCAAGGCCAGCGCCGAGGAGGCCACCGAAGCGCTTGAAGAGACGTTCGCGGCGGCTATGCGAGGCGCCAGCGATTTCAACGAGCAGGTCATGGCGGCGTTCAAGGCCGATACGCGCGCCCAGTTCGACCTGGTGCGCGATCTTGCCCGGATCGAAACGCCGGCCCAGGCCTTCGAACTTCAGGGCAAGTTCCTGAACGCGCGCATCGAGGCGGCGCAAGCGCGCAGTGCGGCTCTAGCCAAGCTCGTCAACCGCGTCGCCGGGGAAACGACGGAGCCGGTGCGCGAGAGTGTGCTCAGAACGATCCGGGCGTTGACGCCGGCAGCCTGA
- a CDS encoding ATP-binding protein, with protein sequence MTVLDRAAAAAPPQEDDPSDLPRRLLAGLDAPAFALGEDGKVLFANSTAGDMFFKNDGDGEEAAVPSGLAELAQHALAEGRCRGRVDHGDTGVTVTAVRVDPEGFGAPFVAVQPRDPAEADERDAAADAEPDPARSRGSGPAPRPAADEPGDEAAFTEVIFKPDWDQHSPAREKASGPAIAASEKAVESLDKQDNILPFHMAFSLGMSPPNPAQRSGLEIHERDAFKALARALGARMEGEEENEAEPNLAPASATGSSATSVGSDPDTVSDRPPASFGEQEVEAVLAHLPVGLLIYRHAVPLYANRAFLNLFGCANFAELENLGDVMDLLPKIKSEPGGTELRPDGDGEQPLTTLVAYDRAGHAIAVMARLQAVRWAGEPAILLSVRPAQAADESQPALPAPAEGLFTPLELANIVNLSSDGIVIIGEDGCIAALSDRAGALLRGRALDVVGRPFDSLFTGDSRTVVADYLDGLRYHGIAGVLGDGRKVQAKLPNGAELPLYLTMGELGADGARRFCALLRDLSQWTRAETELVRARIAAETATAHKSDLLARISHEMRTPLNSIIGFSEVMLEGRLDNMGSARYRDYVRDIHTSGTYLLGLVNDLLDLSKVEAGKLELNFTRLDVNELALQCVRLMLPEANQGRVIVRSSLARSLPAVVADHRSLRQILLNLLSNAVKFTLPGGQVVLSTSLSNEGEVQIRVRDTGVGMEEKDIALALEPFRQVAPPADPRKAGTGLGLPLTKALAEVNRARFRIESAIGEGTLTEITFPSQRVLAE encoded by the coding sequence GTGACCGTGCTCGACCGGGCCGCGGCGGCGGCACCGCCGCAGGAGGACGATCCGAGCGATCTGCCGCGGCGCCTGCTTGCCGGGCTTGACGCTCCGGCATTCGCGCTTGGCGAAGACGGCAAGGTCCTGTTCGCCAATTCGACGGCCGGAGACATGTTCTTCAAGAACGACGGGGACGGCGAGGAGGCCGCGGTTCCGTCCGGCCTGGCCGAGCTCGCGCAACACGCCTTGGCCGAGGGCCGATGTCGCGGCCGGGTCGATCATGGCGACACGGGGGTAACCGTCACCGCGGTGCGGGTCGACCCGGAGGGATTCGGCGCGCCTTTTGTCGCGGTGCAACCGCGCGATCCGGCGGAAGCGGACGAACGCGACGCGGCAGCCGATGCCGAGCCTGATCCGGCCCGGAGCCGGGGTTCGGGCCCCGCGCCGCGGCCGGCGGCCGACGAGCCGGGCGACGAGGCCGCCTTTACCGAGGTCATCTTCAAACCGGACTGGGACCAGCATTCGCCGGCTCGGGAGAAAGCCTCCGGTCCTGCAATAGCGGCAAGCGAGAAGGCCGTCGAAAGCCTTGATAAACAGGACAATATTCTGCCGTTCCACATGGCGTTTTCGCTCGGCATGTCGCCGCCGAACCCGGCGCAAAGGTCGGGGCTGGAAATCCATGAACGCGACGCCTTCAAGGCCCTTGCAAGGGCGCTCGGCGCGCGCATGGAGGGCGAGGAAGAGAATGAAGCCGAGCCCAATCTCGCGCCGGCTTCCGCCACCGGCTCGTCTGCCACGTCGGTCGGCTCCGATCCCGACACCGTTTCCGATCGCCCGCCGGCCTCGTTCGGCGAGCAGGAAGTCGAAGCCGTGCTCGCGCACCTGCCGGTCGGGCTTCTCATCTATCGCCACGCCGTGCCGCTTTACGCCAACCGCGCCTTTCTCAACCTGTTCGGCTGCGCCAATTTCGCCGAGCTGGAAAATCTGGGCGATGTCATGGACTTGCTGCCCAAGATCAAGAGCGAGCCCGGCGGCACCGAATTGCGCCCCGACGGTGACGGCGAACAGCCCCTGACGACGCTGGTTGCCTATGACCGCGCGGGGCACGCGATCGCGGTGATGGCTCGATTGCAGGCGGTGCGTTGGGCCGGCGAGCCGGCGATCCTGCTGAGCGTCCGGCCGGCGCAAGCGGCAGACGAGTCGCAGCCGGCGCTTCCGGCGCCGGCGGAAGGCCTGTTCACGCCTTTGGAGCTTGCAAACATCGTCAATCTATCGAGCGATGGTATCGTCATCATCGGCGAGGATGGCTGCATCGCCGCTCTCAGTGACCGGGCCGGCGCGCTGCTGCGCGGGCGTGCCCTGGACGTCGTGGGCAGGCCCTTCGACAGCTTGTTCACCGGCGACAGCCGCACCGTCGTTGCCGACTATCTCGACGGCTTGAGATATCACGGCATTGCCGGCGTACTCGGCGACGGCCGCAAGGTGCAGGCCAAGCTTCCGAATGGTGCCGAGTTGCCGCTTTATCTGACCATGGGCGAGTTGGGCGCGGACGGCGCGCGCCGCTTCTGTGCGCTGCTGCGCGACCTCAGCCAATGGACGCGCGCGGAAACCGAGCTTGTTCGCGCCCGCATCGCGGCGGAAACGGCAACGGCCCACAAATCCGACCTGCTCGCCCGCATCAGCCACGAAATGCGCACGCCACTCAACTCTATCATCGGTTTCTCCGAGGTCATGTTGGAAGGCCGGCTCGACAATATGGGCAGCGCCCGCTATCGCGACTATGTGCGCGACATCCATACCAGCGGCACCTATCTGCTCGGGCTCGTCAACGATCTTCTGGACCTTTCCAAGGTCGAGGCCGGCAAGCTCGAGCTGAACTTCACCCGGCTTGACGTCAACGAGTTGGCGCTGCAATGCGTGCGGCTCATGCTGCCGGAGGCGAACCAGGGCCGGGTCATCGTGCGCTCGAGTCTGGCCCGTAGTCTGCCGGCGGTGGTCGCCGACCACCGCAGCCTGCGCCAGATCCTCCTCAACCTGCTGTCGAACGCCGTCAAGTTCACCCTTCCCGGCGGCCAGGTGGTGCTGTCGACCTCGCTCAGTAATGAGGGCGAGGTGCAGATCCGGGTTCGCGACACCGGCGTGGGTATGGAAGAAAAGGATATCGCGCTGGCCCTGGAGCCGTTTCGCCAAGTCGCCCCCCCGGCCGATCCGCGCAAGGCCGGAACCGGGCTCGGCCTGCCGCTGACCAAGGCACTGGCGGAGGTCAACCGCGCGCGTTTCCGCATCGAGAGCGCCATCGGCGAAGGCACGCTGACCGAAATCACCTTTCCCTCCCAGCGCGTGCTGGCGGAGTAG
- a CDS encoding cobalt-precorrin-6A reductase, whose product MAGPDRKILILGGTGEGRLLAGLLHVEKNLKVITSLAGRTSAPELPAGEWRSGGFGGAEGLATYLMAEAISLVADATHPFAATMSRNAAEACRQVGIAYVRLERPAWRRARGDRWRPVESVAAAAAAIPARARALVTVGQRDIAAFFARADTRILARMIEPPQIPLPPHVDLLLARPPFSLDAELALFREHGTNVLVCRNSGGDATKAKLAATRELHLPVIMIERPEKPAAPSAATPEGLRSLILELA is encoded by the coding sequence TTGGCCGGGCCGGATAGGAAGATTCTGATCCTCGGCGGCACCGGCGAGGGGCGGCTGCTCGCCGGGCTGCTGCATGTCGAGAAGAACCTGAAGGTCATCACGTCGCTTGCCGGCCGCACCAGCGCGCCCGAGCTGCCGGCGGGCGAGTGGCGCAGCGGCGGCTTCGGCGGCGCTGAGGGGCTTGCCACCTATCTCATGGCCGAAGCGATCAGCCTTGTCGCCGACGCAACCCATCCCTTCGCCGCCACCATGTCGCGCAACGCTGCGGAAGCCTGCCGGCAGGTGGGCATTGCCTATGTGCGCCTGGAACGCCCGGCCTGGCGGCGTGCCCGTGGCGACCGCTGGCGGCCGGTCGAATCCGTTGCCGCGGCCGCCGCCGCCATTCCTGCCCGCGCGCGGGCACTGGTGACCGTCGGGCAGCGGGACATTGCGGCCTTCTTTGCGCGCGCCGATACGCGCATCCTCGCCCGCATGATCGAGCCTCCGCAGATACCCCTCCCGCCCCATGTGGATCTTCTCTTGGCCCGGCCGCCCTTCAGCCTCGATGCGGAGCTGGCGCTATTTCGAGAGCACGGCACAAATGTGCTGGTGTGCAGGAACTCCGGCGGCGACGCGACCAAAGCCAAGCTCGCCGCCACGCGCGAATTGCACCTGCCGGTGATCATGATCGAGCGGCCGGAAAAGCCCGCCGCGCCCTCGGCCGCAACGCCGGAAGGGCTACGCAGTCTGATCTTGGAGTTGGCTTAG
- a CDS encoding cobalt-precorrin-5B (C(1))-methyltransferase — MGTARDESTNNLRRGWTTGACATAAAKAAFTALITGSFPDPVQIRLPKGEMPAFALACEERGEGFARAGIVKDAGDDPDVTHGALIVALVRRGPPGSGITFRAGEGVGTVTKPGLPVPPGEPAINPVPRRMMREVIANVAAAHGAGLDVEIEISVPDGARIAEKTWNPRLGIVGGISILGTTGVVHPYSCSAWIHAIRNGIDVARACGVTHIAGATGSTSEAAVRRLYHLDDTALIDMGDFVGGMLKYVRAHPVARVTVAGGFAKMSKLGQGLLDLHSRRGEVSFDWLANRVADGGGSGELVGAVRGANSAAETLSLAATANIDLAGRVAARALATAKKALGNAPVAVDILVVDREGTIIGRAG, encoded by the coding sequence ATGGGGACCGCCAGAGACGAGAGCACGAATAATCTGCGCCGCGGCTGGACCACCGGCGCGTGCGCCACGGCTGCCGCCAAGGCCGCCTTCACGGCGCTTATCACCGGCAGTTTCCCGGACCCGGTGCAAATTCGTCTGCCAAAGGGCGAAATGCCGGCCTTCGCGCTGGCCTGTGAGGAGCGCGGCGAAGGCTTTGCCCGCGCCGGCATCGTCAAGGACGCCGGCGACGACCCGGACGTCACCCATGGCGCGCTGATCGTCGCATTGGTGCGGCGCGGCCCGCCGGGCTCGGGCATCACCTTTCGCGCCGGAGAGGGCGTCGGAACCGTGACCAAGCCGGGTCTGCCGGTGCCGCCGGGGGAGCCTGCGATCAACCCGGTGCCGCGGCGGATGATGCGCGAAGTCATCGCCAATGTCGCGGCGGCGCACGGGGCGGGCTTGGATGTCGAGATCGAGATTTCCGTTCCCGATGGCGCCCGCATCGCCGAAAAGACCTGGAACCCGCGCCTCGGCATCGTCGGCGGCATCTCGATCCTCGGCACCACCGGCGTCGTCCATCCCTATTCCTGTTCGGCCTGGATCCACGCCATCCGCAATGGCATCGACGTGGCCCGCGCCTGCGGCGTGACCCATATCGCGGGGGCCACCGGGTCGACCTCGGAGGCCGCGGTGCGACGGCTTTACCATCTCGACGACACGGCCCTGATCGACATGGGCGATTTCGTCGGCGGCATGTTGAAATATGTCCGCGCCCATCCCGTGGCCCGCGTCACCGTCGCTGGAGGCTTTGCCAAGATGAGCAAGCTCGGCCAGGGTCTGCTCGATCTGCATTCGCGCCGCGGCGAAGTGTCTTTCGATTGGCTGGCGAATCGCGTCGCGGACGGCGGTGGTTCAGGTGAGCTGGTGGGCGCGGTTCGCGGGGCAAATAGCGCAGCCGAGACCCTGTCCCTTGCTGCGACAGCCAATATCGACCTTGCCGGCCGGGTCGCGGCGCGCGCCCTTGCGACAGCAAAAAAGGCGCTCGGCAATGCGCCGGTTGCCGTCGATATCCTCGTGGTCGACCGGGAGGGAACGATCATTGGCCGGGCCGGATAG
- the cobA gene encoding uroporphyrinogen-III C-methyltransferase, which produces MAAKKPKRKAEKDAPAHGFARLDAAGFPEFTPGSVWLVGAGPGAPALMTLLGYYALQRADAVVYDALVNDAILNWAQPEAKIEYAGKRGGRPSAKQRDISLRLIELAQDGCRVVRLKGGDPLIFGRGGEECQMLSQAGVPFRIVPGITAGIGGLGYAGVPLTHREVNQSVLFLTGHDQAGAMPSRVDWRAVATAAPVIVMYMAVRNIAAIAERLIGFGRARSDPVAIVSNATLPHQSVLETTLGAIGEGSEVADLPTPALVVVGRVVSLRNTLDWYAAALRENNLG; this is translated from the coding sequence ATGGCCGCGAAAAAACCCAAGCGCAAAGCCGAGAAAGATGCGCCGGCGCACGGTTTTGCCCGTCTCGATGCGGCCGGATTCCCCGAATTTACGCCGGGCTCAGTGTGGCTCGTCGGCGCGGGACCGGGCGCTCCCGCGCTGATGACCCTGCTCGGCTATTACGCGCTGCAACGCGCCGACGCCGTCGTTTACGACGCCCTGGTGAACGATGCGATCCTGAATTGGGCGCAGCCAGAGGCGAAAATCGAATATGCCGGCAAACGCGGCGGCCGGCCATCGGCGAAACAGCGAGACATCTCCTTGCGCCTGATCGAGCTCGCCCAGGACGGCTGCCGCGTGGTTAGGCTGAAAGGCGGGGACCCGCTGATCTTCGGCCGCGGCGGCGAGGAGTGCCAGATGCTCAGCCAAGCCGGCGTGCCGTTCCGCATCGTTCCGGGCATCACCGCGGGCATCGGCGGGCTGGGCTATGCCGGCGTCCCCCTGACCCACCGCGAAGTCAACCAGAGCGTCCTGTTCCTGACCGGGCACGACCAGGCAGGCGCCATGCCGAGCCGGGTCGACTGGCGGGCCGTGGCCACCGCCGCCCCCGTCATCGTCATGTACATGGCGGTCAGGAACATCGCCGCCATCGCCGAACGTCTGATCGGCTTTGGCCGCGCGCGGTCCGATCCCGTCGCCATCGTATCCAATGCCACGCTGCCGCACCAATCGGTGTTGGAAACCACGCTCGGCGCCATCGGCGAGGGGTCCGAGGTGGCGGACCTGCCGACGCCGGCCCTTGTCGTCGTCGGCCGGGTCGTGAGCTTGCGGAACACGCTCGATTGGTACGCCGCCGCGCTGCGGGAGAACAACCTTGGCTGA
- a CDS encoding cobyrinate a,c-diamide synthase: MAEPRGVIIAAPASGAGKTLVTLALIGALRAGGHRVASAKVGPDYIDPRFHAAATGRDCVNLDPWAMRPGLVRALALNAATAADLLVVEGVMGLFDGAEDGSGSTADLACLLGLPVLLTVDARRQAHSVAALVKGFAEFRADCRVAGVILNRVASVRHRAILETALDLIGVPVVGALMEDAGMVMPSRHLGLVQAEEHGNLGALLGRAAASATEGIDLDRFAALAAPLRLTQKPVERLAPLGGRIAIASDRAFGFAYPHLLDGWNAAGAELRAFSPLADEAPDADADAVFLPGGYPELHAGRIAQNKTFLGGLRKAAERGALIYGECGGFMVLGEALVDAEGAAHAMAGLLPIETSFARRKLHLGYRHLEHDGALLWPRRLAGHEFHYSTIAREEAAEPLFSARDSAGRQIGTLGLKRGRVMGSYAHIIDAAEETA, encoded by the coding sequence TTGGCTGAGCCGCGGGGGGTGATCATCGCAGCGCCCGCCTCCGGCGCGGGAAAGACCCTGGTGACCCTTGCCCTTATCGGCGCTCTGCGCGCGGGCGGCCACCGGGTTGCCTCGGCCAAGGTCGGGCCGGACTATATCGATCCGCGCTTTCACGCCGCGGCCACGGGTCGGGATTGCGTCAATCTCGACCCTTGGGCGATGCGGCCGGGGCTCGTCCGGGCGCTTGCCCTGAACGCCGCCACCGCCGCCGATCTCTTGGTCGTCGAGGGGGTGATGGGTCTCTTCGACGGCGCCGAGGATGGGTCCGGCTCGACGGCCGACCTCGCCTGCCTGCTCGGCCTTCCCGTGCTCCTTACCGTCGATGCCAGGCGCCAGGCGCACTCGGTCGCCGCCCTGGTCAAGGGCTTTGCCGAATTTCGCGCCGATTGCCGCGTCGCGGGCGTCATCCTCAATCGCGTCGCCAGCGTCCGTCATCGCGCCATATTGGAAACCGCCCTCGACCTGATCGGCGTTCCCGTCGTCGGCGCCCTCATGGAGGACGCCGGGATGGTGATGCCGTCGCGGCATCTCGGCCTCGTTCAAGCCGAGGAGCACGGGAATCTGGGCGCGCTCCTTGGCCGCGCTGCAGCCAGCGCGACCGAAGGCATCGATCTTGACCGCTTCGCCGCCCTCGCCGCGCCGCTTCGACTGACGCAAAAGCCCGTTGAACGGCTTGCGCCTCTTGGCGGGCGCATCGCGATTGCGTCCGACCGCGCCTTTGGCTTTGCCTATCCGCATCTGCTCGATGGCTGGAATGCGGCGGGCGCGGAACTTCGAGCCTTCTCGCCGCTCGCCGACGAGGCGCCGGACGCGGATGCCGACGCGGTGTTCCTTCCCGGCGGCTATCCGGAGCTGCATGCAGGACGCATCGCCCAGAACAAGACCTTTCTCGGCGGCCTACGCAAGGCAGCCGAGCGCGGCGCGCTGATCTATGGCGAGTGCGGCGGCTTCATGGTGCTTGGCGAGGCGCTGGTCGACGCGGAAGGCGCCGCCCACGCCATGGCCGGGCTGTTGCCCATCGAGACGAGCTTTGCCAGGCGCAAGCTGCATCTCGGCTACCGGCATCTGGAGCATGACGGCGCGCTTCTCTGGCCGCGACGGCTTGCCGGCCATGAGTTCCACTATTCGACCATTGCCCGCGAAGAGGCAGCCGAGCCGCTATTCTCCGCCCGCGACTCCGCCGGCCGCCAGATCGGCACGCTCGGGCTGAAGCGCGGCAGGGTCATGGGGTCCTATGCCCATATCATCGACGCCGCGGAGGAGACGGCATGA